A window from Solanum stenotomum isolate F172 chromosome 7, ASM1918654v1, whole genome shotgun sequence encodes these proteins:
- the LOC125870250 gene encoding 1-aminocyclopropane-1-carboxylate oxidase homolog, with amino-acid sequence MVLSSTDDFQVTVEKSYDKMSELKAFDDTKAGVKGLVDAGITKIPQIFILPPKNRTELSDTNETQFIFPVIDLEGIDEDPIKHKEIVDKVRDASETWGFFQVVNHGIPTSVLEEMLQGTRQFFEQDVEIKKQYYSRDTTKRVIHTSNFDLYSPSVPAANWRDTLFCLMAPDPPSPQELPTACGEILMEYSKDVMKLGFSLLELLSEGLGLDRCHLKDMDCAEGLGILGHYYPACPQPELAIGTNKHSDNDFITVLLQDHIGGLQVLHQNQWVNVPPTPGALVVNIGDLLQLISNDKYISVEHRVLANKVGPRISVACFFYTGSMPSSKLYGPITELLSEDNPPKYRATTVKDYRDYFRKKGLDGTSTLSHYRI; translated from the exons ATGGTACTCTCTAGCACTGATGATTTTCAGGTCACAGTGGAGAAAAGTTATGACAAAATGAGTGAATTAAAAGCCTTTGATGATACTAAGGCTGGTGTCAAAGGGCTTGTTGATGCTGGAATCACTAAAATACCTCAAATATTCATTCTACCACCAAAAAACAGGACGGAGTTATCGGATACAAATGAAACACAATTCATTTTCCCTGTAATAGATCTTGAAGGCATCGACGAGGACCCAATCAAGCATAAAGAGATTGTGGACAAAGTTCGAGATGCATCGGAGACATGGGGTTTCTTCCAAGTGGTGAATCATGGGATTCCAACATCTGTCTTGGAAGAAATGCTACAAGGAACACGGCAGTTTTTTGAGCAAGATGTCGAGATTAAGAAACAGTATTACAGTAGAGATACTACGAAAAGAGTGATTCATACTAgcaattttgatttgtatagcCCTTCTGTTCCAGCTGCAAATTGGAGAGACACACTTTTCTGTTTAATGGCTCCTGATCCTCCCAGTCCACAAGAATTGCCAACAGCATGCGG AGAAATACTAATGGAGTACTCTAAGGATGTGATGAAATTAGGCTTCTCCTTACTTGAATTATTATCAGAAGGTCTTGGTCTCGATCGTTGCCATCTCAAAGATATGGATTGCGCGGAGGGGCTAGGTATTTTGGGACATTACTATCCAGCATGCCCTCAGCCAGAACTCGCGATAGGTACCAACAAACACTCTGACAATGATTTTATCACCGTACTTCTACAAGATCATATCGGAGGACTTCAAGTGCTTCATCAGAATCAGTGGGTTAATGTTCCTCCTACACCTGGTGCTCTTGTTGTGAACATCGGAGATCTTCTTCAG CTTATATCAAATGACAAGTACATAAGTGTTGAGCACAGAGTATTGGCAAATAAAGTTGGACCAAGAATATCAGTAGCATGCTTCTTCTACACAGGTTCAATGCCATCTTCCAAGCTTTATGGACCGATTACTGAATTGTTATCGGAAGATAATCCTCCAAAATATCGCGCAACCACAGTGAAAGACTACCGTGACTACTTCCGTAAAAAAGGCCTAGATGGAACTTCTACATTGTCACATTACAGGATCTAA
- the LOC125870249 gene encoding 1-aminocyclopropane-1-carboxylate oxidase homolog, producing MFLQRLLVSNDKYISVEHRVLTNKLSSRISVACFFGTGPLPSSNLYGPITELLSEDNPPKYRSTTVNDHTGYYRKKGLDGTSALLHYKI from the exons ATGTTCCTCCAACGCCTG CTTGTATCAAATGACAAGTACATAAGTGTTGAACACAGAGTATTGACAAATAAACTAAGTTCAAGAATATCAGTTGCATGCTTCTTTGGTACAGGTCCATTGCCATCTTCCAATCTTTATGGACCAATTACTGAATTGTTGTCAGAAGATAATCCTCCAAAATATCGCTCAACCACAGTGAACGACCACACTGGTTATTACCGTAAAAAGGGTCTAGATGGAACTTCTGCACTGTTGCATTACAAGATCTAA
- the LOC125870247 gene encoding 1-aminocyclopropane-1-carboxylate oxidase homolog, protein MAISSTDDFQTTIQKSYDKMSELKAFDDTKAGIKGLVDAGITKVPRIFMLPPKDRPESSDTCETQFIFPVIDLEGISKDPIKHKEIVDKVRDASETWGFFQVVNHGIPVSVLEEMLQGARMFFEQDIEVKKQYYTRDITKKVVHTSNFDLYSPSVPAANWRDSLFFSMAPNPPSPEEFPRPCRGILMDYSKHVMELGCSLLGLLSEGLGLDRCHLEDMDCAEGLGVVGHYYPPCPQPELTIGTNKHSDNDFITVLLQDDIGGLQVLHQNQWVDVPPTPGAIVVNIGDLLQLISNDKYLSVEHRVLSNKVGPRISVACFFSTGPLPSSKLYGPIAELLSEDNPPKYCATTVKAFSDYFRKKGLDGTSALLHLKI, encoded by the exons ATGGCAATCTCTAGCACCGATGATTTTCAGACCACAATTCAGAAAAGTTATGACAAAATGAGTGAGTTAAAAGCCTTTGATGATACAAAGGCAGGTATCAAAGGGCTTGTTGATGCTGGAATCACTAAGGTGCCTCGAATATTCATGCTACCACCAAAAGACAGACCGGAGTCCTCGGATACATGTGAAACACAGTTCATTTTTCCAGTGATAGACCTTGAAGGCATTTCTAAGGATCCAATCAAGCATAAAGAGATTGTGGACAAAGTTCGAGATGCGTCAGAGACATGGGGTTTCTTCCAAGTAGTTAATCATGGCATTCCAGTATCTGTCCTGGAAGAAATGTTGCAAGGAGCACGAATGTTTTTTGAGCAAGATATTGAG GTTAAGAAACAGTATTACACTCGAGATATCACGAAAAAGGTGGTTCACACTAgcaattttgatttgtatagcCCTTCTGTTCCAGCTGCAAATTGGAGAGACTCCTTGTTCTTTTCAATGGCTCCCAATCCTCCCAGTCCAGAAGAATTTCCAAGACCATGTAG AGGAATACTAATGGACTACTCTAAGCATGTGATGGAACTGGGCTGTTCCTTGCTTGGATTATTGTCAGAAGGTCTCGGTCTTGATCGTTGTCATCTCGAAGATATGGATTGCGCAGAGGGGCTCGGTGTTGTGGGCCATTACTATCCACCATGCCCTCAGCCAGAACTCACCATAGGCACCAATAAACATTCTGACAATGATTTTATCACAGTGCTTCTACAAGATGATATCGGAGGACTCCAAGTGCTTCACCAGAATCAGTGGGTTGATGTTCCTCCTACACCTGGTGCTATTGTGGTAAACATTGGAGATCTTCTGCAG CTTATATCAAATGATAAGTACTTGAGTGTTGAGCACAGAGTATTGTCAAATAAAGTTGGACCAAGAATATCAGTTGCATGCTTCTTCAGTACAGGTCCATTACCATCTTCCAAGTTGTATGGACCAATTGCTGAATTGTTGTCAGAAGATAATCCTCCGAAGTATTGTGCAACCACAGTGAAAGCCTTCAGTGATTACTTCCGTAAAAAGGGTTTAGATGGAACTTCTGCATTGTTGCATTTGAAGATCTAA
- the LOC125870248 gene encoding 1-aminocyclopropane-1-carboxylate oxidase homolog, producing the protein MMVVSSTDDFQATVQKSYDKMSELKAFDDTKAGVKGLVDAGITKVPQIFILPPKNRPESLGTSEKQFIFPVIDLEGIDEDPIKHKEIVDKVRDASETWGFFQVVNHGIPTSVLEAMLQGTR; encoded by the coding sequence ATGATGGTAGTCTCTAGCACTGATGATTTTCAGGCCACAGTTCAAAAAAGTTATGACAAAATGAGTGAGTTAAAAGCCTTTGATGATACTAAGGCTGGTGTCAAAGGGCTTGTTGATGCTGGAATCACTAAAGTACCTCAAATATTCATTCTACCACCAAAAAACAGGCCGGAGTCCTTAGGTACAAGTGAAAAACAGTTCATTTTCCCAGTGATAGACCTTGAAGGTATTGACGAGGACCCAATCAAGCATAAAGAGATTGTGGACAAAGTTAGAGATGCATCGGAGACATGGGGTTTCTTCCAAGTGGTAAATCATGGAATTCCAACATCTGTCCTGGAAGCAATGCTGCAAGGAACACGTTAG